Below is a genomic region from Ailuropoda melanoleuca isolate Jingjing chromosome 8, ASM200744v2, whole genome shotgun sequence.
TATCATCACTCCAATGTTGCTCTGTCGCCCACGGGCTGCTACTTCCACAGCCTCATCCATCACAGCATTCACGAAGGGCTCGAGTCACAATATTCCTTAGACATAGCTGCTACCATTTAATTTCAATGATAACTTCTTGACCATGAATTTTTCCAACTCCGATGAGGGTCTCCCTGGCAAGCTCAAAGATACCTTCAAAGAAagttttttatacttttagaCATACAGTCTCTATACAACTACAGGTATAGCAA
It encodes:
- the LOC109491163 gene encoding LOW QUALITY PROTEIN: small nuclear ribonucleoprotein G-like (The sequence of the model RefSeq protein was modified relative to this genomic sequence to represent the inferred CDS: substituted 2 bases at 2 genomic stop codons), producing the protein MVKKLSLKLNGSSYVXGILXLEPFVNAVMDEAVEVAARGRQSNIGVMIIGGKSIITVEAFQRV